Below is a genomic region from Paenibacillus rhizovicinus.
GAGCGCGGCGTGCAGGTGCCTGATGGGCTGGTTAAAGGATTCGCGGGCTTGCTCCGGTATTATCGCGCCGAAGAGCGGGACGGCAAGTTTGTCGGCCGGACGCTTGCGGGCAGCGAATATGAGCTAAGAGACGATGCGGGACTGCTTGCCGTTCTTGCAGCAGCTTGGAGCGAGCGGCAACCAGTGGAAAAAACGCTGTCGACGCTGCTCGCGGATACGGCATTGTGGGGACGGGACTTGTCCGGTTGGCCGGGCTTTACGGAGCGGGTTCTTCACTACTGGAACGAATTGGAGCGGCTGAACGCATGAACAATGGGATTCGATTATCGCCGCGCGGCCATGTTGAGAATTCGGCAACGCAGGGAAGGAGAGACGCATGAGAGGAATTGTATGCAAAGAAGTCGAGCGGTTCGAAATGACGGAGCTGGAGGAGCCCGCATTCGCGGAAGGAGAAGCGATCGTGCGCATTAAGCGGATCGGCATCTGCGGCACCGATCTGCATGCTTTTAAGGGCAATCAGCCTTTCTTCGCTTATCCGCGGATACTCGGTCACGAGCTGTCCGGCATCATCGAGCGTATCGGCGACAATGAAGCCGGCCTGCAAATCGGCGATCAAGTGAGCATCATCCCTTACCTGCATTGCGGCGCTTGCATTGCCTGCCGCAAAGGAAAAACCAACTGCTGCGCGTCGATGCGGGTACTCGGCGTGCATACGGACGGCGGCATGCGCGAGCGGATTTCCGTGCCGGTCACGCATCTGCTCGGCACGAACGGACTGACGCTTGAGCAAGCGGCCGTGGTGGAGCCGCTCAGCATCGGCGCGCATGCCGTTCGGCGCTCGGGGCTTACGGCGGGAGATACGGCGCTCGTCATCGGGGCAGGACCCATCGGCCTTGGCGTCATGACCTTCGCCAAACAACTGGGCGCTAACGTCATCGCGATGGATATTAACGACGAGCGGCTCGCCTTTTGCCAGCAGTGGGCATCTGTCGATCATACAGTCAACGCGCTGAAGGATCCGGTTTCGCGGGTGAAGGCGATTACGGACGGGGATTTCCCGATCGTCGTCTTCGATGCCACCGGAAACGCCAAATCGATGTCGGACGCCGTCCGGTTCGTGGCGAATGGCGGAACGCTGGTCTACGTCGGGCTCGTGAAGGGCGATATTTCATTCGACGATTCGGAATTCCATAAACGCGAGACGACGCTGATGGGCAGCCGGAACGCGACGAAGGAGGATTTTCTGCATGTGCTGGAGGTGCTGCGGAGCGGCGCGATTGACGTGGAGCGATACGTCACCCATCACGCCTCGTTTGATGAAATGATCGAACGATTCGAGGATTGGCTGAACCCGGCATCGAAAGTGATAAAGGCGATGGTCGAGTTGTAAGGGGTGTCGGAGCCCTGACATCGCTGCGAATAATGATGGCGTTCAACCAAATAGTCATGTATAATAGATGACTTCCGACTTTCGGAAGTCGTCTTTTTTTTGGTGCGGAATATTACCTAGGAAATAGAGTCAGTCACATCATCGGCTGCATGCGGAGGAAATCGTTCATGGTTAGTGCTATCCTGCAAGGCTTCATCCTTGCCTTCGGCCTCATCTTGCCGTTAGGCGTGCAAAATATGTTCGTGTTCAACCAGGGAGCGGTTCAATCCCGGTACCTCCGGACGCTGCCGGTCATTCTCGTCGCTTCGTTCTGCGATTCGATGCTCATTCTGCTTGCGGTGCTCGGCGTATCGACGGCCGCCTTCGGGATCGGATGGTTGAAGATGAGCCTCATGGCAGCGGGCATCGTGTTCCTGCTCTATATGGGCTGGGTGACATGGCGCAGCAGTACCGGAGGCAAGGATTCGGATTCAAGTTCGTCGGAGAAGCCGCCGGAACCGATGGGAACGAGGAAGCAGATCGCTTTCGCGTTTTCCGTATCGCTGCTCAATCCCCATGCGATTATGGATACGATCGGGGTAATCGGCACGAGCTCGCTGAATTATAGCGGGCACGCCAAGGCCGCGTTTGCGATCAGTTGTATCGTCGTCTCCTGGCTATGGTATCTCGGCTTGGCGTTGGCGGGAAGAATCGTCGGAGCGAAAGACCGGTCGGGGCGGCTGCTTGCGGGACTCAATAAGTTCTCCGCGCTCGTTATGTGGGGGACGGCGGTTTATTTGACCGTTATGATCGCGCAATGAGGCGAGGCAGACCATCAGGGCGGCAGTCATTATTGCAATGGTGGAAGTGATTATCGAAACTTTTCTGTAGGAACAGTGTTGTAATAGAGAGTGAAAAAAGCAAAGGAGGACAGCCAGCGAGATGAAGTTGAATTTGCGAAAGCTTGTGGCGATTATCGCGATTTCAGGCGTGCTCGCGCTTGTCACGGGCTGTGTCGATCGTGGAGATACGGATGAATTCGTGGAAATCAGCAACGGATTGGCCAAGAACATCGGTCAGCTGGATGACGAAGCGGGCGTGACGCTGACGGGCTTTGCGAGCGATCCGAGTACCAACGTCATTCAAATCGGCATTGGCGTGGATGATAAGCTGATTAAGCCGGAACAATTGAAGCAAATTGTCGATGCTTATCTGGAGAATGCGACGACGTTCACGAACGAGAAGGATGCATCGAAAGTATTGCAGCCTATCGAACTGCGCATTGAAGAGATCGGCAAAGTGAAGGATAACTTCCCGGTACTCGCCGAGAAAGCTGCCGGATCGACTGAAATGACATGGAACTAATTAGCAAAAGGCCGCTCTCCCGCGATATGCGGAGGAGCGGCCTTTCGTTCTTTCTATTGCGCAGCCATTAACTTATTAAGCGGCCACGTCGCGCTTGGTGAACAGCAGCCAGGCGATGAATTGGAAGACTACATAATAAGCGACGAGCATCAGGATGGAGAACGACATGGTCATCTCCGGCCGGAGCGGCGCGCTGCCTGCCAAGTACTGCGTCAGATCGACATTGGAGAAGAGCAGGTATTTCACCCAATCGTACGCGTGAAAGAATTCCGACAGCGAATTGCCGAGCAGCATGAACAGCAGCGAGAAGGCGATGGCCATCGAGGAGCTGCGGAACGCCGATGAGATCATGAACGCCATCGTGACGTACATGAGCAGCGAGACGACGGCGAAGCCGTATTTCTGCAGCGCGTTCACGATCATCGAGCCTTCGTGGATGACGCCGTTCAAGATCGTGACATTCGGCAGGCTCAGCCCGGAGAAGCCCGACAGTATGCCTCCAGCTGTGAAAGCGGCGGCGAAGGCGAGCAAGAGCAGCAGTAAGGCGAAGCCCATGACGGCAATATATTTGCTCATCATCACTTTCGTTCGCGAAGCGGGACCGACGAGCAGCAGCTTGATCGTACCCCAGGAGAACTCGGCGGCGATCATGTCCGCGGCGATGATGACCGTCAAGAGCGTGACCAGTATGATCAGGGACGCAGAGGTATTCACGTAGCTCCAGAGCGACAGCTTGTGCGGGTTAATATCATGTGCGATATAATATTCGTTCAGCTTGATCGCGTTTTGGATCTGTTCTTTGTCGCTGGCGTCGAGATTTTTGCCTTCCTGCAGATTCTGCTGCATATGGGCGTTCTGTTGCGTCAGCTGCTGCTGCCAATTAGGATCGCTCTTGTTCTCGTCATGTTTCAGTGCCCAGCTCATGAGCCCGATGGCGAGCATCAGAATGCCGATCATCGCCCAAGTGCGAGGGCGGCGGTAAATCTTCATATTCTCGTTGCGAATAAGCTTCGTCATGCTAGACAACCATCTCACCTCCGGTCATTTCGAGGAATTGTTCCTCCAGCGATTTCTGTACGGCATGGATGCCGTGCACGTCGATCTCCGCGTTAACGAGCAGCCTCGCAATATGCGGAATGACGGATTTATCCGCCGTCAGCTCAAGCTGGCTGCCGGACACGGACATGAGGGCCGGGTCGAACGCCGCGGCAAGCAGGCGCTGGGCCGCCGGCAAATCGCCGGCTTCGATGACGATTTTCGACTGGGCCGCATCCTGAATTTCATTAATGGACCGTACATCGACGAGCTTGCCGGATTGAATGATGGCGACCCGGTCGCACATCAACTCCATCTCGGACAGCAGATGGGAAGAGACGATGACGGAGATGCCTTCTTCCTTCGTCAGCTTGCGCAAGTAATCCCGCAGCTCGCGGATGCCCGCGGGATCCAGTCCGTTCGTCGGCTCGTCAAGGATGAGCAGCGAAGGCCGGTGCAGTATCGCCTGAGCGACGCCGAGCCGCTGGCGCATGCCGAGGGAATAGCGTTTGACCTTCTCGTGGATCCGGTTCTGGAGGCCGAGCAGTTCGACGACTTCATTGATTCGCGCCTTCGTAACGCCTTCGTGCCTGCGCGCGAAGTGAACCAGGTTCTGATAGCCGGTCAGAAATTTATACATTTCGGGATTTTCGACGATCGCTCCGACATGGGTCATCGCGAGCTCGAAGTGATTGCGGACGGAGATGCCCTTGATGAACGCTTCCCCTTTCGACATGGAGATCAAGCCGACGATCATGCGAATGGTCGTCGTTTTGCCCGCGCCGTTCGGACCGAGGAAGCCGAACACTTCTCCAGCGGGAATATCGAATGTAAGATCATCGACGATATTTCGTCTGCCGATTGTTTTGGTCAGGTTGCGAAGCTGCAACACAGGGTCTGACATGGTTATAAACCTCCTGGATTTGTTCTCTTGTTGAACTATACCCGAAGTCGTCCCTTGGAAAAACCGTCCTCCGCCAAGGAGGCGCCCCCGTCTCAGGTCGGGGATCCGTCATATCCGACGTCCGATTTTATCGAATGTCGTTGCGCGCGCAGTTACGAGATTCCGCATGTCAGACAGGGTATGGGTCTTGGTACTTACGTAGAGTTAAAATAAATTCGGAGGACGGTTGCGAGGGGGCTATCACAGGGGGATCACATCAATATAACGAACCGAGCAAGCGTTATTTGATGGTTTTAGCGTCCTTTCGAATTCTAACGAATCTAGGAAACCTTATTGAAGCGATATCTAGCGAAAATCGGGAGAAATAGGTACGACGGCTTTGAATAGCGAATGTGGGGTTCGTTAGAATTCCAGCGGGCCTCAAAAACCATGAATAAGGTTTATACGGTTCGTTAGAGTTTTGCGGCAGGCGTTCGTGCTAGTAGCCAGGCGCGTGCGGGTTTGAAAGGTCCACAGCCACTACACAGCACTGAACCCAACGTCCATTAGCAGCACGGGTACTTTCGCCACGCATTCATTTGCTGCGTCCGCTATCACACCTATGCCATCCGCGTCTTTGCGCGGGCCTCCGTCTCAGCATGCCATCCACGCCGTCCGCCCTGCTTAGCATCCGCGATTCCATCCACGCCGCCCGCCCCTTCGCTCTCGCACACCTACTAATAAAACAGCCACCAAGCCTCACTTCGAGGACTCGATGGCTGTTTCGCATGATTACTTCACAAGCTCGATAAACTTGCTCGCCGCGCTGGAGAGCGGCATGTTGCGCATGATCATGAATCCGACCTGCGACGGGGGCAGCTTCACGTCCAGTTGGATTTCGAAGAGCGAGCCCGCCTCCAGCTCCTTGGCCACGAATTCCCGGGTCACGTAAGAGATGCCGAGGCCTTTGCGGGCGAACTCGATAAGCAAATCGACGCTTCCGACCTCGATTTCCGGTTTGATTTCATAGCCGTAGCTTTGGAACAGCTCCGTGATGGCCATCCGTACCCGGCTGTTGCGCGAGAAGAGGATGATTGGATAGTGGAGCAGGAGCTCCATGGACAGCTCCACGCCTTTGAGCTCGGCGTATCGTTCGCCCGCCACGAAACAATCCTGCAGCTGAATGCCCCGCATCACTTCGAGCTGATCGTCGACGATCGGCATCCGTACGACGCCCACGTCGATGCGGCCTTCTTTTAAGAAAGAGATCGTTTCCGGCGTCGTTCCGTGATTCAAATGCAGCTTAATGCCCGGATACTTCCGATGGTAGTCTTCTAAATAAGGAAGCAAGTAATGCTTGAACAGCGAATCGCTGCCGCCGATCCGAAGCTCGCCGCTGCCGAGGTTTTTGAGCGCGGTCATTTTCTCCTCTGCCACCGAAATCAAGATTTGAGACTTCTCGATGTAGGAATAGAGCACCGCGCCTTCCTGCGTCAGCGAGACGCCTTTGGACGTCCGGTAAAACAAAGTGAGGCCGAAGCTGTCTTCCAGCTGCTTGATGGCGTGGCTGACGCTCGGCTGAGTGATATACAGCGCCTTGGCTGCCTGGGTCAAGCTTCCCGTCTTCGCGGCCCAGTAGAAAACCTTGTACAGCTCGTAATTGTTGGTCATAGACGTGGTCTATAGCTCCTGTGAAATATATGTATTACTTGTATGGATGCTATTCGTATTATAGTTGAACCAAGGAAGAGAAACCAGTGCCGCAAGCGATGCGATGCCGGAAGGAGTCATGTAATTATGGAGGCCACTACATTTATATTGTTCGGGGCGACGGGTGACTTGGCCAAACGCAAAATCTACCCTGCCTTGTTTAATTTATTCATCGACGGCAAACTGCCGCAAGCTTTCTCCGTGTTCGGACTCGGACGCCGCGAGTTGAACGACGAGACGTTCCGCTCGAATGTCGGGCAAGCGCTTCGCAGCTTCTCCAGAAGAGAAGCGAACGATCCCAAGCTTGTGAACCGCTTCTTGAACGCATTCAGCTATAGCGTACTTCATATTGACCAAGTTGAGGATTACATCAAACTGCTGCAATTGGTCGAGCAGCGGGAAGCCGCTCTTGGCGCGGCGCCGAATCGCTTGTTCTATTTATCCGTCGGTCCGGAATTCTTCGAAACGATCGCCGCCAACGTCAAGTCGAGCGGGCTCGGTTCGGCGGATGGCTGGAAACGCCTCGTGATCGAGAAGCCTTTCGGCCACGATTTGCAGTCCGCCCGCGATCTGAACGAGAAGCTGAGCCAGTCGTTCGAAGAGCATGAAGTTTTCCGCATTGACCATTATCTCGGCAAACCGATGGTGCAGAAGCTTGAAATTTTGCAGCAGGCCAACCCGGTCTTGCAGGCATTATGGACGAATCGCCACATCGCTAACGTGCAAATCACGGCCAACGAAACGGTCGGCGTCGAGGAACGGGCGGGCTACTACGATCATGTGGGCGCCGTCAGAGACATGTTCCAGAACCATATGCTGCAATTGCTCATGATGCTCGCGATCCATTTGCCGAACAACAGCACGTCGGACGACGTTCGCTTGCGCAAGAAAAAAGTCATGGAGAACGTCGTCCCGCTTCCAAAAGAGAACGTCGCTGCCCAGATCATCCGCGGACAATACGCGGCGGGAACGATTCAAGGGAAGCCGGTCGTCGGCTACAAATCCGAACCGGGCATTGCCGAGACGTCGATGAACGACACGTTCATTGCCGCGAAATTGGAGATCGATGATTATTTTTGGCGCGGCGTACCGTTTTATATTCGTACGGGCAAACGAATGAAGGAGAAATCGACGCGAATCGTGATCGAGTTCAAAGAACCGCTGAAGCAGCCTTCGCTCTCGAACGAAGACAGCAAGACGCCGAATCTCCTCGTGTTCGAAATCAGCCCGAACGAAGGCATCACGCTGCAGCTGAATACGAGAGATCCGCAGCATAAAGGCGAATTCAAACCGATGCACGTCAACTTCCATACGAGCGAGCAGGACGTGCCCGAAGCGTACGAGAATTTGATCGGCGATGCGCTGAACGGCGATCCGACGTTCTTCGCGCACTGGGACGAAGTCGAATTGGCTTGGAAATGGGTGCAGCCGGTTCTGGATGCATTCGCGGACGATCTCGTGCCGCTTCATTCTTATCCAGCAGGTTCTTACGGTCCTGCCGCTTCAGACGAACTGTTGGCCAAAGACGGCTATCGCTGGCGGTTTGATACCGAACCCGAGCAAGAAATCGAAACGAAAGAAGGAGTAAATTATGCCTATCACGCAAACCATTGATCAACTCGCCGTCGATACGATCCGTACACTGTCCATCGACGCCATCAACAGCGCGAATTCCGGCCATCCCGGACTGCCGATGGGCGCAGCGCCCATGGCGTATGCGCTCTGGGGCAAGCAGCTGAATCATAACCCGGCGAATGCCAAATGGTTCAACCGCGACCGTTTCGTCTTATCCGCGGGCCACGGCTCGGCGCTGCTCTACAGCCTGCTGCATCTGTCGGGCTATCAAGTATCGATTGACGATCTCAAGCAGTTCCGCAAACTGAACAGCTTGACGCCGGGGCATCCTGAATTCGGCCACACCGACGGCGTGGATGCTACGACAGGCCCGCTGGGACAAGGCTTGGCTATGGCAGTCGGCATGGCGATGGCCGAAGCGCATCTCGCCGCAAAATTTAACCAGGATGGATTCCCGGTCGTTGACCATTATACGTATGCGCTCGTCGGCGACGGCTGCTTGATGGAAGGTATTTCGTACGAAGCGATGTCGATGGCGGGTCATATGAAGCTGGGCAAACTGGTCGTGTTGTACGATTCCAACGATATTTCGCTCGACGGCGATCTCAACCTGTCCTTCGGGGAACAGATGCAGAAGCGCGCGGAATCGGCGCAATGGCAATACTTGCGGATCGAGGAGGGCAACGATATCGCCCAAATCACCGCGGCGATCGCGGCAGCGAAGCAGAACGAAACGCAGCCGACGTTGATCGAAGTGCGGACGATTATCGGCTACGGCAGCAAATCGGCCGGCACGAACAAAGTGCATGGCGTTCCGCTTGGCAAGGAAGAAGCAGCGGCAACGAAGAAAGTGTACGGCTGGGAGTACGAGGAAGAGTTCACAGTTCCGGCCGAAGTACGTACGCATTTCGAAGAGCTGAAGCAGAACGGAGCGGCCAAAGAAGCGAAATGGAACGCGTTGGTGGAAGCTTACCAAGCTCAGCATCCATCGCTCGGAACGGAGCTCAAGCAAGTCATCGACGGCAAGTTCGCGATCGATGCCGCAGACATTCTGACGTTCGACGCATCCAAAACCGTCTCGACACGCGTGGCGAGCGGGAATGCCATCAATCATTACGTGAAGCTGGTTCCATCGATCTTCGGCGGCAGCGCGGACTTGTCGCACTCGACGATGACGGATATCGAAGGCGAGCAGACGTTTGCCGTGGATTCCTATGCGGGCCGTAACATTTACTTCGGCGTCCGCGAGCATGCGATGGGCGCGGCCGGTAACGGCTTGGCACTGCATGGCGGCGTGAAACCGTTCGTCAGCACGTTCTTCGTATTCAGCGATTACTTGCGGCCATCCATCCGTTTGGCGGCGCTGCAGAAATTGCCGGTGACGTACGTGTTCACCCATGACTCGATCGCAGTCGGCGAAGACGGACCGACGCACGAGCCCGTCGAGCATTTGGCCGCGCTGCGGACGATCCCGGGACTGACCGTTATTCGTCCGAGCGACGCCAACGAAACTTCGAGCGCTTGGGCGTACGCGCTGCAGCAGAACGAAGGTCCGGTCGCGCTGATCCTGAGCCGTCAGAATCTGCCGGTGTACGAATCGACGAGAGCGAACGTTGCCGACGTGGCAAAAGGCGCATACGTGCTGACGGAAACGAACGCGCAGCCGGATGTCATACTAATC
It encodes:
- a CDS encoding LysE/ArgO family amino acid transporter, whose protein sequence is MVSAILQGFILAFGLILPLGVQNMFVFNQGAVQSRYLRTLPVILVASFCDSMLILLAVLGVSTAAFGIGWLKMSLMAAGIVFLLYMGWVTWRSSTGGKDSDSSSSEKPPEPMGTRKQIAFAFSVSLLNPHAIMDTIGVIGTSSLNYSGHAKAAFAISCIVVSWLWYLGLALAGRIVGAKDRSGRLLAGLNKFSALVMWGTAVYLTVMIAQ
- a CDS encoding LysR family transcriptional regulator; the encoded protein is MTNNYELYKVFYWAAKTGSLTQAAKALYITQPSVSHAIKQLEDSFGLTLFYRTSKGVSLTQEGAVLYSYIEKSQILISVAEEKMTALKNLGSGELRIGGSDSLFKHYLLPYLEDYHRKYPGIKLHLNHGTTPETISFLKEGRIDVGVVRMPIVDDQLEVMRGIQLQDCFVAGERYAELKGVELSMELLLHYPIILFSRNSRVRMAITELFQSYGYEIKPEIEVGSVDLLIEFARKGLGISYVTREFVAKELEAGSLFEIQLDVKLPPSQVGFMIMRNMPLSSAASKFIELVK
- a CDS encoding ABC transporter permease, which translates into the protein MTKLIRNENMKIYRRPRTWAMIGILMLAIGLMSWALKHDENKSDPNWQQQLTQQNAHMQQNLQEGKNLDASDKEQIQNAIKLNEYYIAHDINPHKLSLWSYVNTSASLIILVTLLTVIIAADMIAAEFSWGTIKLLLVGPASRTKVMMSKYIAVMGFALLLLLLAFAAAFTAGGILSGFSGLSLPNVTILNGVIHEGSMIVNALQKYGFAVVSLLMYVTMAFMISSAFRSSSMAIAFSLLFMLLGNSLSEFFHAYDWVKYLLFSNVDLTQYLAGSAPLRPEMTMSFSILMLVAYYVVFQFIAWLLFTKRDVAA
- a CDS encoding ABC transporter ATP-binding protein, yielding MSDPVLQLRNLTKTIGRRNIVDDLTFDIPAGEVFGFLGPNGAGKTTTIRMIVGLISMSKGEAFIKGISVRNHFELAMTHVGAIVENPEMYKFLTGYQNLVHFARRHEGVTKARINEVVELLGLQNRIHEKVKRYSLGMRQRLGVAQAILHRPSLLILDEPTNGLDPAGIRELRDYLRKLTKEEGISVIVSSHLLSEMELMCDRVAIIQSGKLVDVRSINEIQDAAQSKIVIEAGDLPAAQRLLAAAFDPALMSVSGSQLELTADKSVIPHIARLLVNAEIDVHGIHAVQKSLEEQFLEMTGGEMVV
- a CDS encoding zinc-binding alcohol dehydrogenase family protein, with amino-acid sequence MRGIVCKEVERFEMTELEEPAFAEGEAIVRIKRIGICGTDLHAFKGNQPFFAYPRILGHELSGIIERIGDNEAGLQIGDQVSIIPYLHCGACIACRKGKTNCCASMRVLGVHTDGGMRERISVPVTHLLGTNGLTLEQAAVVEPLSIGAHAVRRSGLTAGDTALVIGAGPIGLGVMTFAKQLGANVIAMDINDERLAFCQQWASVDHTVNALKDPVSRVKAITDGDFPIVVFDATGNAKSMSDAVRFVANGGTLVYVGLVKGDISFDDSEFHKRETTLMGSRNATKEDFLHVLEVLRSGAIDVERYVTHHASFDEMIERFEDWLNPASKVIKAMVEL
- the zwf gene encoding glucose-6-phosphate dehydrogenase — its product is MEATTFILFGATGDLAKRKIYPALFNLFIDGKLPQAFSVFGLGRRELNDETFRSNVGQALRSFSRREANDPKLVNRFLNAFSYSVLHIDQVEDYIKLLQLVEQREAALGAAPNRLFYLSVGPEFFETIAANVKSSGLGSADGWKRLVIEKPFGHDLQSARDLNEKLSQSFEEHEVFRIDHYLGKPMVQKLEILQQANPVLQALWTNRHIANVQITANETVGVEERAGYYDHVGAVRDMFQNHMLQLLMMLAIHLPNNSTSDDVRLRKKKVMENVVPLPKENVAAQIIRGQYAAGTIQGKPVVGYKSEPGIAETSMNDTFIAAKLEIDDYFWRGVPFYIRTGKRMKEKSTRIVIEFKEPLKQPSLSNEDSKTPNLLVFEISPNEGITLQLNTRDPQHKGEFKPMHVNFHTSEQDVPEAYENLIGDALNGDPTFFAHWDEVELAWKWVQPVLDAFADDLVPLHSYPAGSYGPAASDELLAKDGYRWRFDTEPEQEIETKEGVNYAYHANH
- the tkt gene encoding transketolase, producing the protein MTQTIDQLAVDTIRTLSIDAINSANSGHPGLPMGAAPMAYALWGKQLNHNPANAKWFNRDRFVLSAGHGSALLYSLLHLSGYQVSIDDLKQFRKLNSLTPGHPEFGHTDGVDATTGPLGQGLAMAVGMAMAEAHLAAKFNQDGFPVVDHYTYALVGDGCLMEGISYEAMSMAGHMKLGKLVVLYDSNDISLDGDLNLSFGEQMQKRAESAQWQYLRIEEGNDIAQITAAIAAAKQNETQPTLIEVRTIIGYGSKSAGTNKVHGVPLGKEEAAATKKVYGWEYEEEFTVPAEVRTHFEELKQNGAAKEAKWNALVEAYQAQHPSLGTELKQVIDGKFAIDAADILTFDASKTVSTRVASGNAINHYVKLVPSIFGGSADLSHSTMTDIEGEQTFAVDSYAGRNIYFGVREHAMGAAGNGLALHGGVKPFVSTFFVFSDYLRPSIRLAALQKLPVTYVFTHDSIAVGEDGPTHEPVEHLAALRTIPGLTVIRPSDANETSSAWAYALQQNEGPVALILSRQNLPVYESTRANVADVAKGAYVLTETNAQPDVILIATGSEVSLAVNAKAELEQDKVSVRVVAMPSRELFNRQSDAYKQSVLPDSVTKRLAIEAGISLGWERYTGPSGSILSIDTFGASGPGPEVMESFGFSVSNVVRLTKALLS